One segment of Prinia subflava isolate CZ2003 ecotype Zambia chromosome 11, Cam_Psub_1.2, whole genome shotgun sequence DNA contains the following:
- the ATG16L1 gene encoding autophagy-related protein 16-1 isoform X4, giving the protein MASGLRAAGFPPWKRHIAEELRRRDRLQRQAFEEIIAQYNKLLEKSDLHAVLADKLQAEKYDMQSRHEISPGHDGTWNDAQLQELAQLKIKHQEELTELHKKRGELAQSVIDLNNQMQQKDKEMQMNEAKIAECLQKISELETECQELRSKLQDLERANQTLKDEYDALQITFNALEEKLRKTTEDNQELVSRWMAEKAQEANRLNAENEKDSRRRQARLQKELAEAAKEPLPVEPDDDIEVLADETSDTAEETSPVRAVSRTSRRRSLSSFPAPQDNAEPHPGASKEVRVPTTAICVFDAHDGEVNAVQFSPGSRLLATGGMDRRVKLWEVLGDRCEPKGSLSGSNAGITSIEFDSAGSYLLAASNDFASRIWTVDDNRLRHTLTGHSGKVLSAKFLLDNARIVSGSHDRTLKLWDLRSKVCIKTVFAGSSCNDIVCTEQCVMSGHFDKKIRFWDIRTESIVKELELLGRITALDLNPERTELLTCSRDDLLKIIDLRVSAVKQTFSAQGFKCGSDWTRVVFSPDGNYVAAGSADGALYIWNVLTGKLERTLAKHHSSSINAVTWSPAGAHVVSVDKGNKAVLWAEF; this is encoded by the exons ATAACAAGCTGCTGGAGAAGTCAGACCTTCATGCAGTGCTGGCTGATAAGcttcaagcagaaaaatatgACATGCAGAGCAGACATGAGATCAG CCCAGGACATGATGGCACATGGAACGatgctcagctgcaggagctggcccAGCTGAAGATAAAGCACCAAGAGGAGCTGACTGAGCTGCACAAGAAACGTGGCGAG ctggcccaGTCTGTAATTGATCTGAACAACCAAATGCAGCAGAAGGACAAAGAGATGCAGATGAATGAAGCCAA GATTGCAGAGTGTTTACAAAAGATTTCTGAACTGGAAACAGAGTGCCAGGAATTGCGTAGCAAACTGCAAGATCTTGAGCGAGCTAATCAGACACTGAAAGATGAATATGATGCTCTGCAGATCACCTTCAATGCCTTGGAGGAGAAACTGAGGAAAACTACTGAAGACAACCAGGAGCTGGTCTCACGCTGGATGGCAGAGAAAGCACAAGAAGCCAATCGTTTGAATGCAGAAAATGAGAAGGATTCAAG GAGAcgccaggccaggctgcagaaggagctggcagAAGCTGCCAAAGAGCCCTTGCCTGTTGAACC GGATGATGATATCGAAGTGCTTGCAGATGAGACCTCTGACACAGCTGAGGAAACCTCTCCGGTGCGAGCTGTCAGCCGCACGTCCAG GAGGCGTTCTCTGTCCTCGTTCCCTGCACCCCAAGATAATGCAGAACCACATCCAGGTGCCAGTAAAGAAGTGAGAGTGCCCACTACTGCCATATGTGTCTTT GATGCACATGATGGGGAGGTGAACGCGGTGCAGTTCAGCCCCGGCTCGCGGTTACTAGCTACAGGCGGCATGGACCGGAGGGTTAAGCTTTGGGAAGTCTTGGGAG ATAGGTGTGAGCCCAAGGGTTCCCTCTCTGGCAGTAACGCTGGGATTACAAGCATAGAGTTTGATAGTGCT GGTTCTTACCTCTTAGCAGCTTCAAATGACTTTGCCAGCAGAATCTGGACAGTTGATGACAATCGATTACGG cacaccCTGACAGGTCACAGTGGCAAAGTTCTGTCAGCCAAGTTCTTGCTGGACAATGCGCGCATTGTTTCGGGAAGTCACGACCGGACCCTCAAGCTCTGGGACCTCCGCAGCAAAGTTT GTATAAAAACAGTGTTTGCAGGATCTAGCTGCAATGACATTGTGTGTACTGAGCAGTGTGTAATGAGTGGACATTTTGATAAGAAAATTCGTTTCTGGGACATCAG GACTGAAAGCATTGTAAAAGAACTGGAGTTGCTTGGAAGAATCACAGCTCTGGACCTGAACCCGGAGCGAACAGAGCTTCTGACCTGTTCCCGTGATGATCTGCTCAAGATCATCGACCTGCGGGTCAGTGCTGTCAAGCAGACGTTCAG TGCCCAGGGATTCAAATGTGGCTCTGACTGGACAAGAGTTGTGTTCAG CCCTGATGGTAACTATGTGGCTGCTGGCTCAGCTGATGGGGCCCTCTACATTTGGAATGTGCTCACTGGGAAATTGGAGAGGACGCTTGCAAAGCATCACAG TTCTTCCATCAATGCAGTGACGTGGTCGCCGGCGGGCGCGCACGTGGTCAGTGTGGACAAAGGCaacaaggctgtgctgtgggctGAGTTTTGA
- the ATG16L1 gene encoding autophagy-related protein 16-1 isoform X3 — MASGLRAAGFPPWKRHIAEELRRRDRLQRQAFEEIIAQYNKLLEKSDLHAVLADKLQAEKYDMQSRHEISPGHDGTWNDAQLQELAQLKIKHQEELTELHKKRGELAQSVIDLNNQMQQKDKEMQMNEAKIAECLQKISELETECQELRSKLQDLERANQTLKDEYDALQITFNALEEKLRKTTEDNQELVSRWMAEKAQEANRLNAENEKDSRRRQARLQKELAEAAKEPLPVEPRDDDIEVLADETSDTAEETSPVRAVSRTSRRRSLSSFPAPQDNAEPHPGASKEVRVPTTAICVFDAHDGEVNAVQFSPGSRLLATGGMDRRVKLWEVLGDRCEPKGSLSGSNAGITSIEFDSAGSYLLAASNDFASRIWTVDDNRLRHTLTGHSGKVLSAKFLLDNARIVSGSHDRTLKLWDLRSKVCIKTVFAGSSCNDIVCTEQCVMSGHFDKKIRFWDIRTESIVKELELLGRITALDLNPERTELLTCSRDDLLKIIDLRVSAVKQTFSAQGFKCGSDWTRVVFSPDGNYVAAGSADGALYIWNVLTGKLERTLAKHHSSSINAVTWSPAGAHVVSVDKGNKAVLWAEF; from the exons ATAACAAGCTGCTGGAGAAGTCAGACCTTCATGCAGTGCTGGCTGATAAGcttcaagcagaaaaatatgACATGCAGAGCAGACATGAGATCAG CCCAGGACATGATGGCACATGGAACGatgctcagctgcaggagctggcccAGCTGAAGATAAAGCACCAAGAGGAGCTGACTGAGCTGCACAAGAAACGTGGCGAG ctggcccaGTCTGTAATTGATCTGAACAACCAAATGCAGCAGAAGGACAAAGAGATGCAGATGAATGAAGCCAA GATTGCAGAGTGTTTACAAAAGATTTCTGAACTGGAAACAGAGTGCCAGGAATTGCGTAGCAAACTGCAAGATCTTGAGCGAGCTAATCAGACACTGAAAGATGAATATGATGCTCTGCAGATCACCTTCAATGCCTTGGAGGAGAAACTGAGGAAAACTACTGAAGACAACCAGGAGCTGGTCTCACGCTGGATGGCAGAGAAAGCACAAGAAGCCAATCGTTTGAATGCAGAAAATGAGAAGGATTCAAG GAGAcgccaggccaggctgcagaaggagctggcagAAGCTGCCAAAGAGCCCTTGCCTGTTGAACC CAGGGATGATGATATCGAAGTGCTTGCAGATGAGACCTCTGACACAGCTGAGGAAACCTCTCCGGTGCGAGCTGTCAGCCGCACGTCCAG GAGGCGTTCTCTGTCCTCGTTCCCTGCACCCCAAGATAATGCAGAACCACATCCAGGTGCCAGTAAAGAAGTGAGAGTGCCCACTACTGCCATATGTGTCTTT GATGCACATGATGGGGAGGTGAACGCGGTGCAGTTCAGCCCCGGCTCGCGGTTACTAGCTACAGGCGGCATGGACCGGAGGGTTAAGCTTTGGGAAGTCTTGGGAG ATAGGTGTGAGCCCAAGGGTTCCCTCTCTGGCAGTAACGCTGGGATTACAAGCATAGAGTTTGATAGTGCT GGTTCTTACCTCTTAGCAGCTTCAAATGACTTTGCCAGCAGAATCTGGACAGTTGATGACAATCGATTACGG cacaccCTGACAGGTCACAGTGGCAAAGTTCTGTCAGCCAAGTTCTTGCTGGACAATGCGCGCATTGTTTCGGGAAGTCACGACCGGACCCTCAAGCTCTGGGACCTCCGCAGCAAAGTTT GTATAAAAACAGTGTTTGCAGGATCTAGCTGCAATGACATTGTGTGTACTGAGCAGTGTGTAATGAGTGGACATTTTGATAAGAAAATTCGTTTCTGGGACATCAG GACTGAAAGCATTGTAAAAGAACTGGAGTTGCTTGGAAGAATCACAGCTCTGGACCTGAACCCGGAGCGAACAGAGCTTCTGACCTGTTCCCGTGATGATCTGCTCAAGATCATCGACCTGCGGGTCAGTGCTGTCAAGCAGACGTTCAG TGCCCAGGGATTCAAATGTGGCTCTGACTGGACAAGAGTTGTGTTCAG CCCTGATGGTAACTATGTGGCTGCTGGCTCAGCTGATGGGGCCCTCTACATTTGGAATGTGCTCACTGGGAAATTGGAGAGGACGCTTGCAAAGCATCACAG TTCTTCCATCAATGCAGTGACGTGGTCGCCGGCGGGCGCGCACGTGGTCAGTGTGGACAAAGGCaacaaggctgtgctgtgggctGAGTTTTGA
- the ATG16L1 gene encoding autophagy-related protein 16-1 isoform X2 — protein MASGLRAAGFPPWKRHIAEELRRRDRLQRQAFEEIIAQYNKLLEKSDLHAVLADKLQAEKYDMQSRHEISPGHDGTWNDAQLQELAQLKIKHQEELTELHKKRGELAQSVIDLNNQMQQKDKEMQMNEAKIAECLQKISELETECQELRSKLQDLERANQTLKDEYDALQITFNALEEKLRKTTEDNQELVSRWMAEKAQEANRLNAENEKDSRRRQARLQKELAEAAKEPLPVEPDDDIEVLADETSDTAEETSPVRAVSRTSSKRLSQPAGGLLDSISNIFGRRSLSSFPAPQDNAEPHPGASKEVRVPTTAICVFDAHDGEVNAVQFSPGSRLLATGGMDRRVKLWEVLGDRCEPKGSLSGSNAGITSIEFDSAGSYLLAASNDFASRIWTVDDNRLRHTLTGHSGKVLSAKFLLDNARIVSGSHDRTLKLWDLRSKVCIKTVFAGSSCNDIVCTEQCVMSGHFDKKIRFWDIRTESIVKELELLGRITALDLNPERTELLTCSRDDLLKIIDLRVSAVKQTFSAQGFKCGSDWTRVVFSPDGNYVAAGSADGALYIWNVLTGKLERTLAKHHSSSINAVTWSPAGAHVVSVDKGNKAVLWAEF, from the exons ATAACAAGCTGCTGGAGAAGTCAGACCTTCATGCAGTGCTGGCTGATAAGcttcaagcagaaaaatatgACATGCAGAGCAGACATGAGATCAG CCCAGGACATGATGGCACATGGAACGatgctcagctgcaggagctggcccAGCTGAAGATAAAGCACCAAGAGGAGCTGACTGAGCTGCACAAGAAACGTGGCGAG ctggcccaGTCTGTAATTGATCTGAACAACCAAATGCAGCAGAAGGACAAAGAGATGCAGATGAATGAAGCCAA GATTGCAGAGTGTTTACAAAAGATTTCTGAACTGGAAACAGAGTGCCAGGAATTGCGTAGCAAACTGCAAGATCTTGAGCGAGCTAATCAGACACTGAAAGATGAATATGATGCTCTGCAGATCACCTTCAATGCCTTGGAGGAGAAACTGAGGAAAACTACTGAAGACAACCAGGAGCTGGTCTCACGCTGGATGGCAGAGAAAGCACAAGAAGCCAATCGTTTGAATGCAGAAAATGAGAAGGATTCAAG GAGAcgccaggccaggctgcagaaggagctggcagAAGCTGCCAAAGAGCCCTTGCCTGTTGAACC GGATGATGATATCGAAGTGCTTGCAGATGAGACCTCTGACACAGCTGAGGAAACCTCTCCGGTGCGAGCTGTCAGCCGCACGTCCAG TAAGCGACTCTCCCAGCCAGCTGGAGGCCTTCTGGACTCTATCAGTAATATCTTTGG GAGGCGTTCTCTGTCCTCGTTCCCTGCACCCCAAGATAATGCAGAACCACATCCAGGTGCCAGTAAAGAAGTGAGAGTGCCCACTACTGCCATATGTGTCTTT GATGCACATGATGGGGAGGTGAACGCGGTGCAGTTCAGCCCCGGCTCGCGGTTACTAGCTACAGGCGGCATGGACCGGAGGGTTAAGCTTTGGGAAGTCTTGGGAG ATAGGTGTGAGCCCAAGGGTTCCCTCTCTGGCAGTAACGCTGGGATTACAAGCATAGAGTTTGATAGTGCT GGTTCTTACCTCTTAGCAGCTTCAAATGACTTTGCCAGCAGAATCTGGACAGTTGATGACAATCGATTACGG cacaccCTGACAGGTCACAGTGGCAAAGTTCTGTCAGCCAAGTTCTTGCTGGACAATGCGCGCATTGTTTCGGGAAGTCACGACCGGACCCTCAAGCTCTGGGACCTCCGCAGCAAAGTTT GTATAAAAACAGTGTTTGCAGGATCTAGCTGCAATGACATTGTGTGTACTGAGCAGTGTGTAATGAGTGGACATTTTGATAAGAAAATTCGTTTCTGGGACATCAG GACTGAAAGCATTGTAAAAGAACTGGAGTTGCTTGGAAGAATCACAGCTCTGGACCTGAACCCGGAGCGAACAGAGCTTCTGACCTGTTCCCGTGATGATCTGCTCAAGATCATCGACCTGCGGGTCAGTGCTGTCAAGCAGACGTTCAG TGCCCAGGGATTCAAATGTGGCTCTGACTGGACAAGAGTTGTGTTCAG CCCTGATGGTAACTATGTGGCTGCTGGCTCAGCTGATGGGGCCCTCTACATTTGGAATGTGCTCACTGGGAAATTGGAGAGGACGCTTGCAAAGCATCACAG TTCTTCCATCAATGCAGTGACGTGGTCGCCGGCGGGCGCGCACGTGGTCAGTGTGGACAAAGGCaacaaggctgtgctgtgggctGAGTTTTGA
- the ATG16L1 gene encoding autophagy-related protein 16-1 isoform X1, which produces MASGLRAAGFPPWKRHIAEELRRRDRLQRQAFEEIIAQYNKLLEKSDLHAVLADKLQAEKYDMQSRHEISPGHDGTWNDAQLQELAQLKIKHQEELTELHKKRGELAQSVIDLNNQMQQKDKEMQMNEAKIAECLQKISELETECQELRSKLQDLERANQTLKDEYDALQITFNALEEKLRKTTEDNQELVSRWMAEKAQEANRLNAENEKDSRRRQARLQKELAEAAKEPLPVEPRDDDIEVLADETSDTAEETSPVRAVSRTSSKRLSQPAGGLLDSISNIFGRRSLSSFPAPQDNAEPHPGASKEVRVPTTAICVFDAHDGEVNAVQFSPGSRLLATGGMDRRVKLWEVLGDRCEPKGSLSGSNAGITSIEFDSAGSYLLAASNDFASRIWTVDDNRLRHTLTGHSGKVLSAKFLLDNARIVSGSHDRTLKLWDLRSKVCIKTVFAGSSCNDIVCTEQCVMSGHFDKKIRFWDIRTESIVKELELLGRITALDLNPERTELLTCSRDDLLKIIDLRVSAVKQTFSAQGFKCGSDWTRVVFSPDGNYVAAGSADGALYIWNVLTGKLERTLAKHHSSSINAVTWSPAGAHVVSVDKGNKAVLWAEF; this is translated from the exons ATAACAAGCTGCTGGAGAAGTCAGACCTTCATGCAGTGCTGGCTGATAAGcttcaagcagaaaaatatgACATGCAGAGCAGACATGAGATCAG CCCAGGACATGATGGCACATGGAACGatgctcagctgcaggagctggcccAGCTGAAGATAAAGCACCAAGAGGAGCTGACTGAGCTGCACAAGAAACGTGGCGAG ctggcccaGTCTGTAATTGATCTGAACAACCAAATGCAGCAGAAGGACAAAGAGATGCAGATGAATGAAGCCAA GATTGCAGAGTGTTTACAAAAGATTTCTGAACTGGAAACAGAGTGCCAGGAATTGCGTAGCAAACTGCAAGATCTTGAGCGAGCTAATCAGACACTGAAAGATGAATATGATGCTCTGCAGATCACCTTCAATGCCTTGGAGGAGAAACTGAGGAAAACTACTGAAGACAACCAGGAGCTGGTCTCACGCTGGATGGCAGAGAAAGCACAAGAAGCCAATCGTTTGAATGCAGAAAATGAGAAGGATTCAAG GAGAcgccaggccaggctgcagaaggagctggcagAAGCTGCCAAAGAGCCCTTGCCTGTTGAACC CAGGGATGATGATATCGAAGTGCTTGCAGATGAGACCTCTGACACAGCTGAGGAAACCTCTCCGGTGCGAGCTGTCAGCCGCACGTCCAG TAAGCGACTCTCCCAGCCAGCTGGAGGCCTTCTGGACTCTATCAGTAATATCTTTGG GAGGCGTTCTCTGTCCTCGTTCCCTGCACCCCAAGATAATGCAGAACCACATCCAGGTGCCAGTAAAGAAGTGAGAGTGCCCACTACTGCCATATGTGTCTTT GATGCACATGATGGGGAGGTGAACGCGGTGCAGTTCAGCCCCGGCTCGCGGTTACTAGCTACAGGCGGCATGGACCGGAGGGTTAAGCTTTGGGAAGTCTTGGGAG ATAGGTGTGAGCCCAAGGGTTCCCTCTCTGGCAGTAACGCTGGGATTACAAGCATAGAGTTTGATAGTGCT GGTTCTTACCTCTTAGCAGCTTCAAATGACTTTGCCAGCAGAATCTGGACAGTTGATGACAATCGATTACGG cacaccCTGACAGGTCACAGTGGCAAAGTTCTGTCAGCCAAGTTCTTGCTGGACAATGCGCGCATTGTTTCGGGAAGTCACGACCGGACCCTCAAGCTCTGGGACCTCCGCAGCAAAGTTT GTATAAAAACAGTGTTTGCAGGATCTAGCTGCAATGACATTGTGTGTACTGAGCAGTGTGTAATGAGTGGACATTTTGATAAGAAAATTCGTTTCTGGGACATCAG GACTGAAAGCATTGTAAAAGAACTGGAGTTGCTTGGAAGAATCACAGCTCTGGACCTGAACCCGGAGCGAACAGAGCTTCTGACCTGTTCCCGTGATGATCTGCTCAAGATCATCGACCTGCGGGTCAGTGCTGTCAAGCAGACGTTCAG TGCCCAGGGATTCAAATGTGGCTCTGACTGGACAAGAGTTGTGTTCAG CCCTGATGGTAACTATGTGGCTGCTGGCTCAGCTGATGGGGCCCTCTACATTTGGAATGTGCTCACTGGGAAATTGGAGAGGACGCTTGCAAAGCATCACAG TTCTTCCATCAATGCAGTGACGTGGTCGCCGGCGGGCGCGCACGTGGTCAGTGTGGACAAAGGCaacaaggctgtgctgtgggctGAGTTTTGA